The nucleotide sequence tccGTTACGCTGTCTatatgtttctctgggctgcctccGAAGTCACGGTGTTCGGCTGcaatttgtaaccaaacgctgccagccttttttttccaaaaaagcGACTTTGTcgactttttcttgtcaaaaaagaagtcaagtctgaacacggcctaacTTGTAAAACttgtctaagcagtttatgcaaccggacCCATGTTTCATTCGGGCTGCGATATACATGATTTGATTACCGAAAAACAGATTTGAATTTCCTGTCAAACCCTATCATACATCTTCAGAACACTTGGAATTCACACTGAATTATTTTATGATACTTTTGGGTCCTTTTGAAAAGTTTGAAGCGATAGGCTTTGTTTACTGCACGCAAGTCATTGAAAAAAATCCTTTGTGAAAATGCATAAACAATGTCATACTGCTTTAAAACAACAGCAGGGTCGAGGGACTGGAGTAACAGAAGATTGTGACTGAAAATGACCTGCCTGTTCATCATTAGTCATAGCGCTCCACGGCAGCTCATCCAGATTCCTCTGCAGCTTGCTTTTTCTTTTGGAAACTGGGCAGGGTGAGCTGGGCACGCTGGGTATGATGTCAGACAAAACATCACTGCCACTGGCTATGTCACTGCCTGGTAACTACAATCAAACACAGTTTGGAATTATTTAGTGAACTCTTCCAAattcacaatatacagtaaagaCCTGCCCTCCCAGAAATACGACACAAGTAATGAGTGCTATTCGCACAAGCCCACCTGCCACTCAAATTCACTGTCTGACCAATCCCAGTACGTGCTAATGGAGGAGGAGACGTCGCTGCAGACACTGCCCTCAGGGAACAGGTCAAAGGACGCAAGCTCCTGATCATCCAGAAGAGAGTAACAATCGTCCTGATCTCCCACAGATACCGAAGAGAAGTGCTCCTCGCTGCACTCTGAACTGGCCACGCTGGTGCCACATGACGTCAGGTTCCACCTGCAAACAATGTACAGTAGTCATTGGTCAGCAGTTTGCTTATATCGCTTGGTAATCTTTAAAGTAAGAACATTTACGGTTATGTCTGATAAGCAGTCATGTACCTGCTGCTGTGAAAGCGATGTAAAGGGTCGGTTCGGTGACATGATGACAACTGAAACCCAAAGTCACTGACATCCAGTGTGACGTCTTCACTGAAGTTTCCTCGCTGTGACAGCAATGGAAACGGATCCTCTGGAGCGAGAAACTTCTCGTAGACGTCCTCAGACATCTGGAAGCTACATCAAAACCACAGATGACATTATCAAAATGAGCTGCATTTGacacaaagaaaacacattACGTGCTTATATTTAACAGCCAATAACAAATTTATTATAGCACACGTTGCATGAGTAACCACTTGAGTGACATCATTTTaaactgcaaataaaacaaagttCGTTTGCATTCAttctattattaataatattattaaacataGAGACACATTTCAACATATCGGCTCAGAGAAAGATAAACACGACAGATGTCACAAAATAACCAACATTTGAGATTTGTCAGTTAATGTTGATTATGTATTGCATATTAGGAACCACCAGAAGGATGCTGTAATACACTGACTGAAATATAGTCGTTATTAAATCACTGATAACGTTTTATAAAGAATATCAACATTCTGTGCTAGCAGGCCAGCTAACATGCTACCATAACAGACCCTATTACTAATATATCCAAACTAGCTAATGTGATTAATAATAAACGATGTATGGATATTAGTTGAACAGGAATGCGATTAGTAGAATATTACAATGATTTATTGAGCATTACAGCAGTCGGATCTCATATATTAGCGATTAGCCTCCGTGAAAGACTGTATCCAGTACACACAACACGGCCGAAAACTGCTCTCTAAACACATTGCacgttcattaataataatcaaGTGTTTATATTTCACGCATACCTGTTGattgatgtgttttatgtgaaatatgaatgatGTTACGCTCGACAACGAACCTCCGCAGCTTGtggcaaaaaaacaacacgTTTCATAGTGAAACACACTAgacttcatgcggcgctgcgcataACGATAGTATGACGCTAAACTACCGCGAGAGCTACTTAAAGCATAGACAGCAATCTGCCGTCGCGGTACTTTACGTCTTCCGTCTGTCTACATCTGTCTGCGCAGCGCAGTATAAAGTCGAACAAGCCTCTAGAGTTGATTACACCGTGATCTATGACGTTCATAGGCGAAGAACCACGTGACTGCCCCAGTAGTAGTTTTTCTTACTCGTTTATCAcactaaataatatttttagatAATGATTTATCGTTGCATTTCCCGGTCCGTGTACCTtcggataattcatttattcgtttttgttttcaaaacagaaaaacgaataaaccgttcattttttacatattccaccgtatacgagactaattttggggttgttttcctcaatatttctttaagtgcatcaaattaatatacaacaaaaccaaaacgaaacatcaagtatttttcttaacaaagcgcattttagtccaccggaagttcagctgcactgccgcctctggcgacgagaggtggtagcacaagaccactctctttaatcagaatcagaatcagaatcagaatcagaagagctttattgccaagtgtgcttgcacacacaaggaattttctttggtgttggaagcttctagtacagacattcaacacaatgacaatacaatataatacgatttaagtctaaaacattctaaattgtgcatatataaaataaagactattttacagaaaatgggggataataacatataagagacattgtacagggtagtatatagtagaataaacatattaacagattgtatgtacacttgtgcaaatggataatttagtaagtggaggtagtgttatatacatgtatacataagatgtagatataataaggcactatagtgcacactataggagtagtggaagtggaatattgctcttaaggagcagttatctgtttaggagggagattgcctgggggaagaagctgcttctgtgtctggaagtcctgtgttgtgctctaaagcgccggccagagggcagcagatcaaagagtttgtgtgctgggtgtgtggagtcaatgatgatttttcttgccctgtttttcactctggaatcgtacaggtcctgaagtgtgggcagaggagcaccaataattttctcagcactacgaactgtccgttgtagtcttcgtaggtctgatttggtggccgagccataccaaacagtaattgaagtgcacagaacagattcgatgaccactgagtagaactgggtcagtagctcctgtggtaggttgaacttcctcaattgacggaggaagtataacctctgctgggccttctttacaatggagtctatgtgggactcccacttcaggtcctgagagatggtggagcccaggaacctgaatgactccacagtatccacagtgctgtccaggatggtgaggggaggaagtgatggagggttccttctgaaatccactatcatctccactgtcttgaatgcattcagctctaggttgttttgactacaccaggcagccagctgagcaacctcctttctgtaggcagattcatcaccgtcttgaataaggccaatgactgtggtgtcatctgcaaacttcaggagtttgacagaagggtctgtagaggtgcattcgtttgtgtagagtgaatatagcagtggagaaagaacacatccttgaggagctccggtgctgatggtacatgtgctggatttaaattttcccaacctcactagctgctgcctgttcgacaggaagttaataatccactgacaggtagaggttggcacagagagctgggtaactTGGGCAGGAAGGTAATTTAACatgttttcagtggtgtgtgccactaaatccgtaaacaaccatacagacacataggtagacatttctgtgcaatgtagaagtatacacGCAGTTAATGAAACGGTGTTTTACGTGCAATtaataattatatcctccagataatacactatctatttttatacaacttttcatgtaaattatatttcattcattctgctgtatatagcacataccttgtactataatagtctatttttattttttacttgtacatatttacatacacgcaTAGTTTACTCTCTAtagctttatcttatgtttattgaattgtatttcttaaattttttatacccataggcccttatttaagtcatctgtgtactgtattctattgtgttatggtctctgtgtactgttgttgctgtttctgtgttctggatgctcctgtcaccaaaacaaattccttgtatgtgcaaacatacttggcaataaagctctttctgattctgataacagAATGTTGCCAGTTTCCGCATAAGCATGAAATTGACAAGTTAAAGCGTGAACTGGAAGTGAACagttaaaacacttaaaactgcgactgattctgataaaataaagaatgtgtgtgtgcgtgcgcgggcGCATACATGCTTGCAAAGCTGACAGCAAGGGAGGTTTAACCATAGCCCCCATTTAAATTCATAGTGAGAGCAGCTCGTTTTGCACGTCTGAAACAATTTTGCACCTTTGTTTGcactaaaaatgtgaaagttgtcaaatgttaagttcatgaaaatgttaaacataaaagaCTAAACATTTCTATACAACTCTACATGTATGATAgctgtttacaaaaataagctGAGTTAATCAAAACCTGTCCTTATCATTGCATATTACATTATAGGCTAGCTGAGTTTGGTAAAAAGTTATAACTACTAAGAGATTGTACAAATAAGCAAAGTGAGTGTCTAAAATAAAGGTTTGGTAGGAATGAGAATCACCAGAGACTGCTCTCACTCTGGTCACGGTCTGTTTGAACTGTTGCCATCTGGCAGGCGTTACAGATCAGCCAAAACACACACTAGCCGATTTAGAGACAGTTTCTATCCCAGGACAATACATATCCTAAACAGttatctacagtaaatgttcaaatgtgacTCTGCTATCTCACTGCACTTTAAGATCTCCCTTATCTGGTCTATTACCTTGTTGCTCATTTTACAGTGATTagtcaaaatgctgtttttccaattttttgcacttttttcagaatcagaatcagaagagatttattgccaagtgtgctttcacacacagggaattttctttgatgttggaagctacagacattcaacacaatgacaatacaaatataataagatttacagtgtaaaagattctaaaatatgcatatataaaataaagactattgtacagaaaatgtgggataataacatataagagacattgtacagggtagtatatagtagaatatacatattaacagattgtacacttgtgcaaatggatcatgtagtaagtagaggtaatgttatatacatgtataaatgaaatgtacatataataaggcacaataGTGCacggagtagtggaagtggaatattgctcttaaggagcagttatctgtagaagctgcttctgtgtctggaagtcctggtgtttggtgctctgaagcgccggccagagggcatttttgttgtattatattacaaatatttatttatgttttgtgttaccGGTGCTCTAAGAATTTCGTTGTTTGCTTTgcctgcaatgacaataaaagctattcattcattcatattcaggTATGCGAATGTAAAGGTTAACCGGTCATAGTGACCCATGATAAAAGAAGAAGTAaagtgaagaaatagtttttataatatacagtctgCTTGATCAACATGTAATGTCTCATACACACCACTcactacattttattaagaataaaaaacaatagaaccctacccaaaacacaatagaaaatgtaatggatttattagttataataggaatttagttttggttttaatgcataaaaaccCAAAGGTTCATAATGGTACTTACAAGGAaacccattacattttctattgtgttttgggcggagtttttgtaatagaaTGTAACGTGCAATGAAAAGTACAGGTTTTTTATTAACTCATCTTATTTTCATCAAAAATTGCACTTTGTTTGCACTGTTcgtaaaaatgttaacataaaagacaaaacacttctACATACAAAGTGCAAACTAAGTGCAATTTTTGAACACATTAAAGTGCAAGACGCGCCTCTCTCACTATCCATTTTAACGGTGGCTATGGTGACCTCCCCCGCTGTCAGATACATCGCTGCCACGAGCATTGACGCATGCGCGTGCGCGTCCATATAGGTccattctttatttcattaactgcgtgtatacttctacattgcacagaaatgtctacctatgtgtctgtatggttgtttacggatttagtggcacacaccactgaaaacatGTATAATTCagagagtggtcttgtgctaccacctctcgtcgccagaggcggcagtgcagctgaacttccggtggactaaaatgcgctttgttaagaaaaatacttgatgttttgttttggttttgttgtatattaatttgatgcacttaaagaaatattgaggaaaacaaccccaaaattagtctcgtatacggtggaatatgtaaaaaatgaacggtttattcgtttttctgttttgaaaacaaaaacgaataaatgaattatccgaAGGTACACGGACCGAATGTGCACCATACGATCAAATGTGCTTTGacagtttttattcatttttgaaagGCTTAGTttacacagaaaataaaaaatagtgagTTCAATCCCAATATAGAAATCCTAAAAtcgatttttttgtgtgtactaCTGTCCTATACCACGATGCAGTCAGCTGTAGTTGCTCCAGTGGTCCAGCAGGTGACACTAACGCACCAGACGCATACAATAGTCACATGACTGACACGGAAGTGCTGCTGGAGGTGGTTCAAGTTCTGTGCTTTAGTGATCGCAGACTGCATTATTATGTGCATAAGAGGTCGCAAATTGTATCGATCTGTACATTAGAGATTGCAGTAAGATTTTTTCTTAGGGGATGATGTCTTCTGGTCACATGAAGATGACTGATACTGTGAGTTTATTTGGAGGTAGAGTGCCTGCTCATGTGGAGCTGCTTTATAAACACTTGAAGGATCTAGACAGAAGTACTTTCCAACAAATACTCGCAGGTAAGATTTATATACCTTTGCTTAAGATGATTGTATTTgatgtttgttcttttttttctgcCTCATTTACAGGTTGTAGGACACGtgactgttgttgttgttgttgtctatTGGAGTGTAACTGGATGCCAGTTGACCTGTAAATTGTGTTCTTTAATTGCGCATCTCTAATAATTTCCAGCCTAGTCACGTGGCTATATATTATCAAATTATATATCACATTATACTATATGTTCTATTATATGACATTATGTCGTATGGCATTGTTGTGATGTGTTGTATTGTAATTGTGAGGTTCTGTTCTGTGTAACTGTGTCACAGCTGTGGTGAATGCTGTTGATGGTCAGGACTGCAGTGAGTCTATGAGAGTGATCGCAGACAGCGGTTTCATCTCAGAAGACAACTTCAACCATGTTGTGGCTGGATTATATGCTGTTGTAAAAGAAGCTCTACGTTTGCCTTCATTAAAACAAGAGGTTTGCCTATCATTCTCATTCCTAacgggtgttttttttttacttaaatataGGCTCAGCTTAAGCATACTGCAAGACAACAGTCATAGTCTATTAAGTTGGCCagaaaaacttttaaaatgtatttttagtagGGGTGTAAAGGTTCTCTGTAAAAAATTTAACCGCACGGTTATGGTTCGGCacgcggctcatcttaaatctgacgacgcatttataatatggttcgttagaaattataatgcgtaaatcagactgacaaagttcagctaatgtatgtttgtcgatggataacgttacacatttaatacctacaacaaatcaaataacttagacaaatttcaataggattgacgtatgctgtacagtcatttatgcttccatcacccgggtgttgtgagcacatgttgctgtttaaactacactcattcaagccttgccaatttaaacatttaagtgcaagatgatgcagaagaaaactcgcttgtgcgctgtgagaagatccctcagacatggcgcaaatattgagctgcctttgaagcgcttaaacagattcacacacgaagtaggtcaacatgcccctcttgtcgagtatcttaacaaacatagtaggttatgtcttaagtgaacggacgaaaaacaacgcatgtgtacagtatcagtgtactggatccgtttcattcctcttaaagcgacagcggcattcctgctgtctgttaaaagtcaaggaaatcactcactgcttgtgactcaatagcttctgtaacttcaattatgattcagctttatttaatttctacatatgcaatgttatgttttatttgattactttaatccatttctaccttaaaaggtatatatacagtatcttatttaattttctgctttgctctgttgttttattggtgctgttacttgtagctacTATTGGTACTGTTactttgttcttatttttatttgtcagtagtcccttttccctgaacatagcacgaACCGAAACTGcgaccctaaaaccgtgacacaaaccgaaccgtgagtaatttgaaccgttacacccctaattttTAGGTATTGCAAGTAGTGAAacaaagtttgtttttgttagaaatgtattttgaaTGCATTGCTTTTTAAATCTAGTTTAATCTGTGAATAAGTAAAGgcaatgttacattttaaaatggacTTCAAACAATTTCTTTATGTTCTTTTGTTATACTTCACActattttctgtgtgtgtataaagTCAAAGAGTGCATGAATTTCTCTTTGTTTTAGGTTTTCAGTGAGGATCTCAGAGCACTAAGGTAAGAGTAAAAAGCGATGATGTCTTTATAAGGATATCTTTTTATAAATATCGttcatattttaacaaaatgtgCAGTTATATCAATGCTGATTGATAGTTACTGTTTGCAAACAGAGTTTCTGAAGAATTCATTGCAGATGTGTCCAATGCTGTCTTTGcaaacaggtatgttttgagcaaACATCATTCCTTGTTCAGTCAGGCTCTCAATGTCAGGATTCAGTCAGAGACAATGATTTATTTCAGTCGTATACAGCTTGTACATAGCTGAAAAGAAACTAAATTTCTCCAGGATCAAGGTGATCCATAAGACAGTACTTAACTATAATCAATTTAACATAcgactgtatatattttaaaa is from Triplophysa rosa linkage group LG13, Trosa_1v2, whole genome shotgun sequence and encodes:
- the commd5 gene encoding COMM domain-containing protein 5; its protein translation is MMSSGHMKMTDTVSLFGGRVPAHVELLYKHLKDLDRSTFQQILAAVVNAVDGQDCSESMRVIADSGFISEDNFNHVVAGLYAVVKEALRLPSLKQEVFSEDLRALRVSEEFIADVSNAVFANRQTSMKVSPTLQGPSLPKMEEFRWRVDVAISTSSLSRALQPSILMQMKLSDGSLHCFEVPVSKFQELRYNVSLILKEMNDLEKRSILKIQD